From Argopecten irradians isolate NY chromosome 2, Ai_NY, whole genome shotgun sequence, the proteins below share one genomic window:
- the LOC138316030 gene encoding zinc finger CCCH domain-containing protein 18-like, with product MDIGDEAVSSINEEEDDRLSDQQDDNVEDCSIRGEAGSFVGGDNDAEEPAASPINDQDNNRQKENEAIINLPTGKLDEKMDQLSEKNEEEDETDKNEKYDDDDDESQENYEEDSQDEVLQERDAENASSQEDFQEGIISDDTAQQFIEGNEEEEYNEVSSQDDVQEDSIIDNQSQEEDNQEFGKQSEDIGESSGDTNVKRDDKEVGDIDDEIDDDDEFSVDDIKELDRDEDDISQEETHVLDKETFEELWDKEADSGDRSVERDRFSLSELEEESNVVRNDNIPDSTTFDTKNQTDNIEEVSNQAADLDLSNQVDNSNLISSSHIGGGTCGENDSLTGEEGDEIDEEIVDTEGDSIGSSLYDENDEREVKDFDEFEENASPAHVLQKSVASPDQSNDNNNIVGSDSVDAEDPPMECDKTVSDTNDYGMDSNTINNEQLEDVSQDSTNIQQENDMSEDGEIDEDDSMNADDNVSSDGEIIDEDFQNKEETDIPKDEGEDGSVLMSEGESVHEAVESVGGEFKDRCIDNSGDEMQPLNCASPTVEQGGIDKGDDWDTLDLETGAPAPGARMSMEQTQGGVQKDVEPEDIDSPEETEDIDSPESDMEEEEGEVDPENPASPVSEDEQIGEVNREEDNIYNDVSDEEESYSDDDALPANNMADTTAVSHKEEVKQERPKFTDLREKIREGQLKAQSSLQEDHDELDYDEDGMDDAPKSADDKDKMDDSRGNDDDEKGEDGEADSDRDDGEVDDDEDCEEGEIKEPGARKPFVKPICRFYTRGQCTWGNNCRFLHPGVNDKGNYRLIERPGFDSPTKKNFGKGPWNQGEGPFEELAPPPLAPPTESAWERGLRHAKEMVKKASQRKETDANFEDKKMNLSIEEDREFNKENDRLKFDKGPKDPYYDQVYDDEYYDKPYQHQRQHHNWQSGQYENFEVRWTREPEWIQPAMPPQHHHRPPPESYVREREKYSPRHLSPPPQHHIERFERHRDNRRREWEGERPEPPVHQHQPRPRPADSWHDPWRRSKSPKRKPRTSRSHSRGRRRARRSHSYSSSFSSSSFSGSSRSRSRSSSYSSYSSHSSASRSSSPGSRSSKSKSPAKGPVKRAQGGPGDRKVSGPGSNEQPRSAVAVKGKPHGSPDKRRHGMYHGPGSGPGPGGPPKQRGGPGGGPPRHMPPSSHPGRPPQRGIPPSQRGGPRRPMQKPPPCRRGSASSSGSSLSRSRSRSSSSSRSSSNSSVSSFSSHTSSSSSGSADSEHLYRGVGDSPSPQKPRKPAAAKPKKRGPPPQLRDKGGPPGVMKGDQRGGKGRPDSKMEPSGRQAVSAPNKPKDPLKLAGQKPNIKLTLLNKAPSEKGQTGKKRPADQPQAAPPSKRMAHGPVTQLKAPDKVIKKPDKVVRPTPVMKPKPAPAAPAKAPARPPISPIKAAPKPSLAAAAAAASALSQKEKKSTSSRREELLKQLKAVEDAIARKRSKMS from the exons ATGGACATAGGTGATGAGGCAGTATCATCAATCAATGAAGAGGAAGATGATAGATTGTCAGACCAACAAGATGACAATGTTGAAGATTGCAGCATTCGGGGAGAGGCTGGTTCATTTGTAGGAGGAGACAATGATGCTGAAGAGCCTGCAGCATCACCCATAAATGACCAAGATAACAACCGTCAGAAGGAAAATGAAGCAATTATCAACTTACCAACAGGAAAACTAGATGAAAAAATGGATCAATTGTCAGAGAAAAATGAGGAAGAAGATGAAacagataaaaatgaaaaatatgatgatgatgatgatgagagcCAAGAAAATTATGAAGAAGACAGTCAAGATGAAGTGCTACAGGAAAGAGATGCAGAAAATGCTTCAAGTCAAGAGGATTTTCAAGAAGGAATAATTAGTGATGACACTGCTCAGCAATTTATAGAAGGCAATGAAGAAGAAGAATACAATGAGGTTTCAAGCCAGGATGATGTGCAAGAGGACAGTATTATCGATAATCAAAGCCAAGAGGAGGATAATCAGGAATTTGGCAAGCAAAGTGAAGATATAGGAGAGAGTTCTGGGGATACAAATGTTAAAAGAGATGACAAAGAAGTTGGAGATATTGATGATgaaattgatgatgatgatgaatttaGTGTTGATGACATAAAAGAACTTGATAGAGATGAAGATGATATCAGTCAAGAAGAAACACATGTTCTTGACAAAGAGACTTTTGAAGAGTTATGGGATAAGGAAGCAGATTCTGGTGACCGCTCAGTAGAGAGAGATAGATTTTCTTTATCAGAGCTTGAGGAAGAAAGTAATGTTGTGAGAAATGACAACATTCCTGATTCTACGACATTTGATACGAAAAATCAGACAGATAACATTGAGGAAGTATCAAATCAGGCAGCTGACCTTGACCTATCAAATCAGGTAGATAATTCAAATTTGATTTCCAGTAGTCATATAGGTGGTGGTACTTGTGGGGAAAATGATTCTTTAACTGGTGAGGAAGGTGATGAAATAGATGAGGAAATTGTGGATACAGAGGGAGATTCTATAGGATCATCATTGTATGATGAAAATGATGAGAGGGAAGTAAAAGACTTTGATGAATTTGAGGAAAATGCATCACCTGCCCATGTATTACAGAAAAGTGTTGCTTCCCCTGATCAATCTAATGATAACAATAATATAGTTGGTAGTGATAGTGTTGATGCTGAGGATCCTCCAATGGAGTGTGACAAGACAGTAAGTGATACAAATGACTATGGCATGGACAGtaatactataaataatgaacagtTAGAGGATGTGTCTCAAGATTCGACTAACATACAGCAAGAAAATGATATGAGTGAGGACGGTGAAATAGATGAAGATGATTCAATGAATGCTGATGATAATGTCAGTTCTGATGGAGAAATTATTGATGAGGACTTTCAAAATAAAGAGGAAACGGATATTCCTAAAGACGAGGGAGAGGATGGATCAGTACTAATGAGTGAAGGCGAAAGTGTGCATGAAGCAGTAGAATCAGTTGGGGGTGAGTTCAAAGATAGGTGTATTGACAATTCAGGTGATGAAATGCAGCCTCTAAACTGTGCTAGTCCCACAGTAGAACAAGGCGGCATTGACAAGGGTGACGACTGGGACACTCTAGACCTGGAGACAGGAGCACCTGCTCCTGGTGCTAGGATGTCAATGGAGCAGACACAAGGTGGCGTACAAAAGGATGTAGAACCAGAAGACATTGATTCACCAGAAGAAACAGAGGATATAGATTCTCCGGAGAGTGACATGGAGGAAGAGGAGGGCGAGGTAGACCCAGAAAATCCTGCATCACCAGTATCAGAGGACGAACAGATAGGGGAAGTTAACAGAGAGGAAGACAACATCTACAATGATGTGTCGGATGAGGAGGAATCTTACAGTGATGATGATGCTTTACCTGCAAACAATATGGCAGATACTACGGCTGTCAGTCACAAGGAAGAGGTGAAACAGGAACGTCCAAAGTTTACAGATCTGAGGGAGAAGATACGAGAGGGACAACTTAAAGCACAGTCAAGCCTTCAGGAGGATCATGATGAACTGGACTATGATGAAGATGGTATGGATGATGCCCCAAAATCTGCAGATGACAAGGACAAAATGGATGATAGTCGGggcaatgatgatgatgaaaaggGTGAAGAT GGTGAAGCAGATTCTGATCGAGATGATGGAGAGGTGGACGAT GATGAAGATTGTGAGGAGGGTGAGATAAAAGAACCTGGAGCTCGCAAGCCTTTTGTGAAACCTATATGTCGTTTCTACACGCGTGGCCAGTGTACCTGGGGCAACAACTGCAGATTTCTTCACCCAGGAGTCAATGATAAAG gAAATTATAGATTGATAGAGAGACCTGGGTTTGATAGTCCAACAAAAAAGAATTTCGGAAAGGGTCCATGGAACCAAGGGGAg ggCCCTTTTGAAGAATTAGCTCCCCCTCCTTTGGCCCCACCTACAGAGTCGGCATGGGAACGAGGCTTGAGACATGCAAAGGAG ATGGTTAAGAAAGCTAGCCAGAGGAAGGAAACTGATGCAAATTTTGAGGACAAGAAAATGAATTTATCAATAGAGGAAGACCGAGAATTCAATAAAGAAAATGACCGCCTCAAGTTTGACAAGGGACCTAAAGATCCATATTATGATCAAGT ATATGATGATGAGTATTATGACAAACCATACCAGCATCAACGTCAGCACCATAACTGGCAGTCTGGTCAGTATGAGAACTTCGAGGTACGCTGGACACGAGAACCAGAGTGGATACAACCGGCCATGCCTCCACAACATCACCATCGACCACCTCCAGAATCTTAC GTACGGGAAAGAGAAAAGTATTCCCCTAGACATCTATCTCCACCTCCACAACACCACATAGAAAG GTTTGAACGTCACCGTGATAATCGACGAAGAGAGTGGGAAGGTGAGCGACCAGAACCGCCAGTCCACCAACATCAGCCTCGACCACGACCAGCAGACTCCTGGCACGACCCCTGGAGAAG GTCAAAGTCTCCAAAGAGGAAACCAAGAACATCCCGAAGTCATTCCCGTGGAAGACGGAGAGCCCGACGTTCCCATAGCTATTCTTCCTCATTCTCGTCTAG TTCATTTTCTGGTTCGTCACGATCACGGTCCAGATCTTCATCATACAGTTCCTATAGCAGTCACTCCTCAGCCAGCAGGTCATCATCCCCGGGCTCCAG ATCATCCAAATCTAAGTCCCCTGCTAAAGGTCCAGTAAAGCGTGCCCAGGGTGGTCCTGGGGACAGGAAGGTCTCAGGTCCTGGATCCAA TGAGCAGCCTCGCAGTGCTGTTGCTGTGAAAGGAAAACCTCATGGGAGTCCAGATAAACGTCGACATGGAATGTACCATGGGCCTGGATCAGGCCCTGGTCCTGGGGGCCCTCCTAAACAGCGAGGGGGGCCTGGAGGTGGCCCTCCAAGACACATGCCACCTAGCTCACATCCAGGCAGGCCCCCACAACGAGGAATACCCCCATCCCAGCGTGGGGGCCCTCGACGCCCTATGCAAAA ACCACCACCTTGTCGCCGTGGTAGTGCCAGTTCCAGTGGCAGTAGTTTGTCTCGGTCCCGAAGTCGATCATCCTCGTCCTCACGATCGTCAAGTAACAGCAGTGTGTCTTCGTTCAGCAGTCACACCTCTAGTAGTTCTAGTGGCAGTGCTGATTCCGAGCATTTGTATCGTGGTGTTGGGGACAGTCCATCTCCACAAAAACCGCGTAAGCCTGCAG CTGCAAAACCAAAGAAGAGAGGCCCTCCTCCTCAACTCAGGGATAAAGGTGGACCCCCAGGTGTAATGAAAGGGGATCAAAGGGGAGGTAAAGGCCGCCCCGACAGTAAGATGGAACCATCTGGTAGACAGGCCGTGTCTGCACCAAACAAACCCAAAGACCCACTAAAACTGGCAGGACAGAAACCAAACATCAAACTCACCCTCCTCAACAAG GCTCCCTCAGAAAAAGGCCAGACAGGAAAGAAACGACCTGCTGATCAGCCTCAGGCGGCGCCACCTTCCAAGAGGATGGCTCACGGTCCTGTCACACAACTAAAGGCTCCAG ATAAAGTTATTAAGAAGCCAGACAAGGTTGTGCGTCCTACGCCTGTGATGAAGCCAAAGCCTGCCCCTGCAGCCCCCGCAAAGGCCCCAGCTCGTCCCCCCATCTCCCCGATCAAAGCTGCACCTAAACCTAGTCTGGCAGCTGCAGCTGCAGCAGCCTCCGCCCTCAGCCAGAAAGAGAAGAAAAGTACTTCATCACGACGAGAGGAGCTGCTGAAACAACTCAAGGCTGTAGAGGATGCTATTGCTCGTAAACGGTCCAAAATGTCATGA